One segment of Curtobacterium sp. MR_MD2014 DNA contains the following:
- a CDS encoding DedA family protein, with the protein MTTALTLPPTLPATTTAAGSRPEGTEDLGGLSGFVLQLIDALGEWGVALMLFVETVFPPIPSEVILPLAGFLAGAGQMNLVLVLVLATLGSYLGALVLYWLGAVIGFERTVRLLGRLPLVDEDDFRKAADWFHRHGKSAVFFGRFVPIVRSLISLPAGADRMHLVPFSVFTIIASGIWNSALVLLGAAFGTQYDKVEQYTEWIDRVLYVAIAVVVVTFVVRRIRRVRAERAEQRAAAQDGATTGAARGRRRATPAND; encoded by the coding sequence ATGACGACCGCCCTCACGCTGCCGCCGACCCTGCCCGCGACGACCACCGCCGCGGGCTCGCGGCCGGAGGGCACCGAGGACCTCGGTGGGCTGTCGGGCTTCGTGCTCCAGCTCATCGACGCGCTGGGGGAGTGGGGCGTCGCACTGATGCTCTTCGTCGAGACGGTGTTCCCGCCGATCCCGTCCGAGGTGATCCTGCCCCTCGCGGGGTTCCTGGCGGGAGCCGGGCAGATGAACCTCGTCCTCGTCCTGGTGCTGGCGACGCTCGGGTCGTACCTCGGTGCACTCGTGCTCTACTGGCTCGGCGCGGTGATCGGGTTCGAACGGACCGTCCGGCTGCTGGGACGACTGCCGCTCGTCGACGAGGACGACTTCCGCAAGGCCGCCGACTGGTTCCACCGGCACGGCAAGAGCGCGGTCTTCTTCGGCCGCTTCGTGCCGATCGTCCGCAGCCTGATCTCGCTGCCCGCCGGCGCCGACCGGATGCACCTCGTGCCGTTCTCGGTCTTCACGATCATCGCCAGCGGCATCTGGAACAGCGCGCTCGTGCTGCTCGGTGCCGCGTTCGGCACGCAGTACGACAAGGTCGAGCAGTACACCGAGTGGATCGACCGCGTGCTCTACGTGGCGATCGCGGTCGTCGTCGTGACGTTCGTGGTCCGGCGCATCCGCCGCGTCCGTGCCGAGCGGGCCGAGCAGCGTGCGGCGGCGCAGGACGGCGCGACGACCGGAGCCGCCCGCGGACGCCGCCGTGCGACGCCCGCGAACGACTGA
- a CDS encoding DUF2945 domain-containing protein, protein MALSKGDEVHWNTSQGKTTGKLVEKKTKNFTFDGQDFKPTDDDPYWIIESEKSGNKAAHKESALTKK, encoded by the coding sequence GTGGCGCTGTCGAAGGGCGACGAGGTGCACTGGAACACCTCGCAGGGCAAGACGACCGGCAAGCTCGTCGAGAAGAAGACGAAGAACTTCACGTTCGACGGTCAGGACTTCAAGCCGACGGACGACGACCCGTACTGGATCATCGAGTCGGAGAAGTCCGGCAACAAGGCCGCCCACAAGGAGTCGGCACTCACGAAGAAGTGA
- a CDS encoding serine/threonine-protein kinase, whose amino-acid sequence MTLVDSARADTVLSGRYRLVKLIGTGGMGSVYEARDEHTYRLVAVKLFATPDSMTTADRVRQEREIRLLSMLSHPGLVPLYDAGTHEFEDGPHRFIVMELIADTTLLRRLAGGALHNYEVADLGAQLADALAYVHSRGIVHRDVKPANILINDEGASGFVRSVKLTDFGVAHFVDGSRLTNDGTIIGTAAYLSPEQVAGEPIGFATDVYSLGLVLLESLTGKQEYSGTLIEAALARLRNDPQVPAEVGVEWKDLLAKMTHRDPAKRPTAVAVANALRGGSTQITGPVPLGPDRTKHKRDHKLHRAAHKHAKRGTFTAVRRWRRRNVLVGSFATFGVLAACAAAYVAGTLH is encoded by the coding sequence ATGACCCTGGTCGACAGCGCACGAGCCGACACGGTCCTCTCCGGCCGCTACCGGCTCGTCAAGCTCATCGGTACCGGTGGCATGGGGTCCGTGTACGAGGCCCGCGACGAGCACACCTACCGGCTCGTCGCCGTGAAGCTGTTCGCGACACCGGACTCGATGACCACGGCCGACCGCGTCCGCCAGGAGCGCGAGATCCGCCTGCTCAGCATGCTCTCGCACCCGGGCCTCGTCCCGCTCTACGACGCCGGGACCCACGAGTTCGAGGACGGTCCGCACCGCTTCATCGTGATGGAGCTCATCGCCGACACGACGCTGCTCCGTCGGCTCGCCGGCGGTGCGCTGCACAACTACGAGGTCGCCGACCTCGGCGCACAGCTCGCCGACGCCCTGGCCTACGTGCACTCGCGCGGCATCGTGCACCGTGACGTCAAGCCGGCGAACATCCTCATCAACGACGAGGGCGCATCCGGCTTCGTCCGCTCGGTCAAGCTCACCGACTTCGGCGTCGCCCACTTCGTCGACGGCTCCCGCCTGACGAACGACGGCACGATCATCGGCACCGCCGCGTACCTCAGCCCGGAACAGGTGGCCGGTGAGCCGATCGGCTTCGCGACCGACGTGTACTCGCTCGGCCTGGTGCTGCTCGAGTCGCTGACCGGCAAGCAGGAGTACTCCGGCACCCTCATCGAGGCGGCCCTCGCGCGGCTCCGGAACGACCCGCAGGTCCCCGCGGAAGTGGGTGTCGAGTGGAAGGACCTGCTCGCCAAGATGACGCACCGCGACCCGGCGAAGCGCCCGACGGCCGTGGCCGTCGCGAACGCGTTGCGCGGCGGGTCGACGCAGATCACCGGTCCCGTGCCGCTCGGGCCGGACCGCACGAAGCACAAGCGTGACCACAAGCTGCACCGCGCGGCGCACAAGCACGCGAAGCGCGGGACCTTCACGGCAGTGCGCCGCTGGCGTCGCCGGAACGTGCTCGTCGGCTCGTTCGCCACGTTCGGTGTGCTCGCCGCGTGTGCGGCTGCGTACGTCGCGGGCACGCTGCACTGA
- a CDS encoding phosphoribosylanthranilate isomerase, whose product MTDQRWIKICGLSTPETVDAAVDAGADAVGFVFAAGSPRTVTADLAKELVERVPDGIDAVGVFRDQPIDEVVGIASEVGLTTLQLHGRESASDFARARDAGFFTIRAVSADDYLRETAEQRAAFDHDLLLLDAAVPGSGTLVDPATLADRVDEAWILAGGLTPANVVAAVQALDPDGVDVSSGVESERGVKDAAKIRSFVEAVRSIP is encoded by the coding sequence ATGACCGACCAGCGCTGGATCAAGATCTGCGGCCTGTCGACGCCCGAGACCGTGGACGCCGCTGTGGACGCCGGTGCGGACGCGGTCGGGTTCGTGTTCGCCGCCGGCAGCCCCCGCACCGTGACGGCCGACCTGGCCAAGGAACTCGTCGAGCGGGTGCCCGACGGCATCGACGCCGTCGGGGTCTTCCGTGACCAGCCGATCGACGAGGTCGTGGGCATCGCGTCCGAGGTCGGGCTCACCACCCTGCAGCTGCACGGCCGCGAGTCGGCCAGCGACTTCGCCCGTGCCCGCGACGCGGGCTTCTTCACCATCCGCGCGGTGTCCGCCGACGACTACCTGCGCGAGACCGCCGAGCAGCGCGCGGCGTTCGACCACGACCTGCTGCTGCTCGACGCCGCGGTGCCCGGCAGCGGCACGCTGGTCGACCCGGCGACGCTCGCCGATCGGGTCGACGAGGCCTGGATCCTCGCGGGCGGTCTGACGCCCGCGAACGTCGTCGCCGCCGTGCAGGCGCTCGACCCGGACGGCGTCGACGTCTCGAGCGGCGTCGAGTCGGAGCGCGGCGTCAAGGACGCCGCGAAGATCCGCTCCTTCGTCGAGGCGGTCCGCAGCATCCCCTGA
- a CDS encoding HAD-IIB family hydrolase: MTTPRLVAFDLDDTLAPSKSPLDPRMLETFAALLATVPVAVISGGNFQQFEQQLVHPLREREGLVLDDLHLLPTCGTAYYRWSGSDWALQYAEDLTDDEKARALAAVESQAKAAGYWESETWGEILEDRGSQITFSALGQSAPVDVKKRWDPTGEKKDHLRRLVQAELPDLEVRSGGSTSVDITRKGIDKAYGMRRLAELTGIPLDDMLFVGDRLDPEGNDYPVKALGVPCHAVEGWEDTDAFLTELIPTLR, encoded by the coding sequence ATGACCACGCCCCGCCTCGTCGCCTTCGACCTCGACGACACCCTCGCGCCGTCGAAGTCCCCGCTCGACCCGCGCATGCTCGAGACGTTCGCCGCGCTGCTCGCCACCGTGCCCGTCGCGGTGATCTCGGGCGGCAACTTCCAGCAGTTCGAGCAGCAGCTCGTGCATCCGCTCCGCGAGCGCGAGGGCCTCGTGCTCGACGACCTGCACCTGCTCCCGACGTGCGGCACGGCGTACTACCGCTGGTCCGGGTCGGACTGGGCCCTGCAGTACGCCGAGGACCTGACGGACGACGAGAAGGCCCGTGCCCTCGCGGCCGTCGAGTCGCAGGCGAAGGCCGCTGGCTACTGGGAGTCGGAGACCTGGGGCGAGATCCTCGAGGACCGCGGCTCGCAGATCACCTTCTCGGCGCTCGGCCAGTCCGCTCCGGTGGACGTCAAGAAGCGCTGGGACCCGACCGGCGAGAAGAAGGACCACCTGCGTCGACTCGTCCAGGCCGAGCTCCCGGACCTCGAGGTCCGCTCCGGCGGGTCGACCAGCGTCGACATCACCCGGAAGGGCATCGACAAGGCGTACGGCATGCGTCGCCTCGCCGAGCTGACGGGCATCCCGCTCGACGACATGCTGTTCGTCGGCGACCGCCTCGACCCCGAGGGCAACGACTACCCGGTGAAGGCGCTCGGCGTGCCCTGCCATGCGGTGGAGGGCTGGGAGGACACCGACGCGTTCCTCACGGAACTGATCCCCACCCTGCGCTGA
- a CDS encoding nitroreductase family protein, with product MTSTPDTLSRSTDSSQPLVPLLEERWSPRSYDDTATMTDAQLDAVLEAARWAASAMNHQPRRFVAGRRGTDTFAKINDNLLGFNAAWAFRASALVVGILETTTEDGDERPFAQYDLGQSLTALTVQAHAEGLHVHQMAGIDAEGLRAAFDLPERFLPYTVTAIGTVADPSQLDEKAAEREVAPRTRLPLDEVVLVKE from the coding sequence ATGACCTCGACGCCCGACACGCTCTCCCGTTCGACCGACTCCAGCCAGCCCCTCGTGCCGCTGCTCGAGGAGCGCTGGAGCCCGCGCTCCTACGACGACACCGCGACGATGACCGACGCCCAGCTCGACGCCGTCCTCGAGGCCGCTCGCTGGGCCGCGTCCGCGATGAACCACCAGCCGCGCCGCTTCGTCGCCGGCCGTCGCGGCACGGACACGTTCGCGAAGATCAACGACAACCTGCTCGGCTTCAACGCCGCGTGGGCCTTCCGTGCCAGTGCCCTGGTGGTCGGCATCCTCGAGACCACGACCGAGGACGGCGACGAGCGCCCCTTCGCACAGTACGACCTCGGCCAGTCCCTCACCGCGCTGACCGTCCAGGCGCACGCCGAGGGCCTCCACGTGCACCAGATGGCCGGCATCGATGCCGAGGGCCTCCGCGCCGCCTTCGACCTGCCCGAGCGCTTCCTCCCCTACACCGTGACCGCGATCGGCACCGTGGCGGACCCGTCGCAGCTCGACGAGAAGGCCGCCGAGCGCGAGGTCGCTCCGCGCACCCGCCTGCCCCTCGACGAGGTCGTCCTCGTCAAGGAGTAG
- a CDS encoding AEC family transporter → MGGVLTGFAIIGAIIAAGYVVGRVRLLGPHAQFVMSRLAFFVLMPCLLFHTIATAHIESLLSPMLWVSLVSAVTVGLVAVAVFRLVLRRSVATTTVGALASGYVNANNIGLPVAVYVLGQATAVVPVILLQLVVLAPLALTVLDAATAGGGGWRSRVVGPFRNPIIIASLVGLVCSALRLELPAPVLEPFSLVGAAAVPVVLLSFGMSLHGATPLRDRATRPDVLVASALKLLVMPAVAYVVARFVFGLDDQDVFVLTTLGALPAAQNVFNYAQRYQAAVPVARDVVLVSTIGAVPVLVVIAALLHP, encoded by the coding sequence ATGGGTGGCGTGTTGACGGGGTTCGCGATCATCGGCGCGATCATCGCCGCCGGCTACGTGGTCGGGCGCGTCCGCCTGCTCGGCCCGCACGCGCAGTTCGTGATGAGCCGTCTGGCGTTCTTCGTGCTCATGCCGTGCCTGCTCTTCCACACCATCGCCACGGCGCACATCGAGTCCTTGCTCTCCCCGATGCTCTGGGTGTCGCTGGTCAGCGCCGTCACGGTCGGGCTCGTCGCCGTCGCGGTGTTCCGCCTGGTGCTCCGGCGGTCCGTCGCCACGACCACGGTCGGGGCCCTGGCGTCCGGCTACGTGAACGCGAACAACATCGGTCTGCCGGTCGCGGTGTACGTCCTCGGCCAGGCAACCGCGGTCGTCCCGGTCATCCTGCTGCAGCTCGTCGTGCTGGCCCCGCTCGCCCTGACGGTCCTCGACGCGGCGACGGCGGGCGGTGGCGGCTGGCGGTCCCGGGTCGTCGGACCCTTCCGGAACCCGATCATCATCGCCTCGCTCGTCGGGCTCGTGTGCTCCGCGCTCCGCCTCGAGCTGCCGGCGCCCGTGCTCGAACCGTTCTCGTTGGTCGGTGCTGCTGCGGTGCCCGTGGTGCTGCTGTCGTTCGGCATGAGCCTGCACGGCGCGACCCCGCTGCGTGACCGTGCCACACGACCGGACGTGCTCGTGGCCTCGGCGCTCAAGCTGCTCGTCATGCCGGCGGTGGCGTACGTCGTCGCCCGGTTCGTCTTCGGGCTCGACGACCAGGACGTCTTCGTCCTCACCACCCTGGGGGCGCTGCCGGCGGCCCAGAACGTGTTCAACTACGCCCAGCGCTACCAGGCGGCCGTCCCGGTGGCGCGCGACGTGGTGCTCGTCTCGACGATCGGCGCCGTCCCGGTCCTGGTCGTCATCGCCGCGCTCCTGCACCCCTAG
- a CDS encoding exodeoxyribonuclease III translates to MRVATWNVNSVRTRVGRIVDWLVREDVDVLGMQEIKCKPEQFPVEAFEAAGYQVEAHGLNQWNGVAFASRLPMEDVTRDFPGQPGFLKGHEGPDLPVEARAMGVTVDGVRLWSLYVPNGRELGDPHYTYKLDWLAQLADRTTEWLDAEPDTPLALMGDWNVAPLDQDVWDLRVFEGATHVSEPERAAFREFETRGLQDVVRPLVPEGYTYWDYKSLRFPRNEGMRIDFVLGSQAFADVTVGATIHRDERKGDAPSDHVPVSVDLDLETSLDDDRPMIF, encoded by the coding sequence ATGCGCGTGGCGACCTGGAACGTGAACTCCGTCCGCACCCGAGTGGGCCGGATCGTCGACTGGCTGGTGCGCGAGGACGTCGACGTCCTCGGCATGCAGGAGATCAAGTGCAAGCCGGAGCAGTTCCCGGTCGAGGCGTTCGAGGCGGCCGGCTACCAGGTCGAGGCGCACGGGCTGAACCAGTGGAACGGCGTCGCGTTCGCCAGTCGCCTGCCGATGGAGGACGTCACCCGCGACTTCCCCGGTCAGCCCGGCTTCCTCAAGGGCCACGAGGGGCCGGACCTGCCGGTCGAAGCACGGGCGATGGGCGTCACCGTCGACGGTGTCCGGCTGTGGAGCCTCTACGTCCCGAACGGCCGGGAGCTCGGTGACCCGCACTACACGTACAAGCTCGACTGGCTCGCACAGCTGGCCGACCGCACGACCGAGTGGCTCGACGCCGAACCGGACACCCCGCTCGCGCTGATGGGCGACTGGAACGTCGCGCCGCTCGACCAGGACGTCTGGGACCTCCGGGTGTTCGAGGGCGCCACGCACGTCAGCGAGCCGGAGCGTGCGGCGTTCCGCGAGTTCGAGACCCGCGGGCTGCAGGACGTCGTCCGCCCCCTCGTGCCAGAGGGCTACACCTACTGGGACTACAAGTCGCTCCGCTTCCCCCGCAACGAGGGCATGCGCATCGACTTCGTGCTCGGGTCGCAGGCGTTCGCGGACGTCACCGTCGGCGCCACGATCCACCGCGACGAGCGCAAGGGTGACGCCCCGAGCGACCACGTCCCGGTGTCGGTCGACCTCGACCTGGAGACCTCGCTCGACGACGATCGTCCGATGATCTTCTGA
- a CDS encoding M23 family metallopeptidase, translating to MTRPTSHRVPRPALRLRIAATGLALAGLLATVLVDAPSASAAKYPSWDEVMAARGQESAKQEQITKIRGVISGLSDQVQEAEAEAKRLGDDFFDAQSEAQEAAATEQKLRAEADEHAEIAERSASQAGQFAAQMARHGGADVTASVLAEGEDARDLLYDLGALSKLSEQAERVEAAASADASVARSLTAQADRASKALDELAAEAERKMQAAQAAADKVQAAYDEQQENKARLDAQLATLTSGRVRTEAEFAEGEKVRKAAEEKARQEAEAARQREAQRLADAQAAAANRGGGGGGGGGAPAPAAGGGGGGGGVGSGSGTGWVRPGGGYVISPYGYRVHPITGRVTKHDGLDLTSGCSTAIVAASSGTVEYVGWYGGYGNYVRINHGGGVSTAYGHIVNGGFRVSPGQRVSAGQLIALVGSTGNSTGCHLHYEVHINGATIDPAPFMAARGVRL from the coding sequence GTGACTCGTCCCACAAGCCACCGCGTCCCGCGCCCCGCCCTCCGTCTCCGCATCGCCGCCACCGGCCTGGCCCTCGCCGGCCTGCTCGCGACGGTGCTCGTCGACGCGCCGAGCGCGAGCGCCGCGAAGTACCCCTCGTGGGACGAGGTCATGGCGGCCCGGGGGCAGGAGTCCGCGAAGCAGGAGCAGATCACGAAGATCCGCGGGGTCATCTCCGGGCTGTCGGACCAGGTGCAGGAAGCCGAGGCCGAGGCGAAGCGCCTCGGTGACGACTTCTTCGACGCGCAGAGCGAAGCGCAGGAAGCCGCGGCCACCGAGCAGAAGCTCCGTGCCGAGGCCGACGAGCACGCCGAGATCGCCGAGCGCAGCGCGTCGCAGGCGGGGCAGTTCGCGGCGCAGATGGCGCGGCACGGTGGCGCCGACGTGACGGCGTCGGTCCTGGCCGAGGGCGAGGACGCCCGCGACCTGCTGTACGACCTCGGCGCCCTGAGCAAGCTGTCGGAGCAGGCCGAGCGGGTCGAGGCAGCGGCGAGCGCCGACGCCTCGGTCGCCCGGTCGCTGACCGCGCAGGCCGACCGCGCGTCGAAGGCGCTCGACGAGCTCGCGGCCGAGGCCGAGCGCAAGATGCAGGCGGCCCAGGCAGCCGCCGACAAGGTCCAGGCCGCGTACGACGAGCAGCAGGAGAACAAGGCGCGGCTCGACGCCCAGCTCGCGACCCTGACCTCGGGGCGTGTGCGCACCGAGGCCGAGTTCGCCGAGGGTGAGAAGGTCCGCAAGGCGGCTGAGGAGAAGGCCCGGCAGGAGGCCGAGGCCGCACGGCAGCGCGAAGCCCAGCGGCTGGCCGACGCACAGGCGGCGGCAGCGAACCGCGGTGGCGGTGGCGGTGGCGGCGGCGGTGCGCCCGCTCCGGCTGCCGGCGGTGGCGGCGGGGGCGGCGGGGTCGGTTCCGGCTCCGGCACCGGCTGGGTGCGCCCCGGCGGTGGCTACGTCATCAGCCCGTACGGGTACCGCGTGCACCCGATCACCGGTCGCGTCACGAAGCATGACGGACTCGACCTGACGAGCGGCTGCTCGACGGCGATCGTCGCGGCCTCGTCCGGCACGGTCGAGTACGTCGGCTGGTACGGCGGGTACGGCAACTACGTCCGCATCAACCACGGCGGCGGTGTCTCGACCGCGTACGGCCACATCGTGAACGGTGGCTTCCGGGTCTCCCCCGGCCAGCGGGTCTCGGCGGGGCAGCTCATCGCCCTGGTCGGCTCGACGGGCAACTCGACCGGCTGCCACCTGCACTACGAGGTCCACATCAACGGCGCCACGATCGACCCGGCTCCGTTCATGGCGGCGCGGGGAGTCCGCCTCTAG
- the pyrE gene encoding orotate phosphoribosyltransferase, which produces MTDTRDQLIQHISADAVFHGDFTLTSGKQASYYIDLRKVSLDHRVAPLIGQVMTDLLQQVPDVDAVGGLTMGADPIASAVLHQAAARGLSYDAFVVRKEPKDHGRGRQVEGPDVRGKRVVVLEDTSTTGGSPLKAAEALEREGAIIAAVAVVVDRDTGAKERIEAAGYPYFAAIGLADLGLSA; this is translated from the coding sequence GTGACCGACACGCGCGACCAGCTGATCCAGCACATCTCCGCAGACGCGGTGTTCCACGGCGACTTCACGCTCACCAGCGGCAAGCAGGCGTCGTACTACATCGACCTGCGCAAGGTGAGCCTCGACCACCGGGTCGCTCCGCTCATCGGCCAGGTGATGACGGACCTGCTGCAGCAGGTGCCGGACGTCGACGCCGTTGGTGGCCTCACCATGGGCGCCGACCCGATCGCGAGTGCCGTGCTGCACCAGGCCGCGGCGCGCGGACTCTCCTACGACGCGTTCGTCGTGCGCAAGGAGCCGAAGGACCACGGCCGCGGCCGCCAGGTCGAGGGTCCGGACGTCCGCGGCAAGCGCGTCGTCGTGCTCGAGGACACCTCCACGACGGGCGGCTCGCCGCTCAAGGCCGCCGAGGCGCTCGAGCGCGAGGGCGCGATCATCGCCGCAGTGGCCGTCGTCGTCGACCGCGACACCGGCGCGAAGGAGCGGATCGAGGCGGCCGGCTACCCCTACTTCGCCGCGATCGGACTGGCCGACCTGGGGCTGAGCGCGTGA
- a CDS encoding aldo/keto reductase, which translates to MPRIGTSDLHVFPLALGGNVFGWTADEQTSHRVLDAYTSAGGDFVDTADVYSAWAPGNEGGESERVIGSWLRASGKRDDVVVATKVSQHPQYSGLSASNVAAAARASLERLGTDRIDLYYAHFDDQDTPLEETVRAFDQLVQEGLVRYTAISNYSRPRAEEWIRIAKENGLALPVAIQPHYNLVTREPYESDIAPLAASEGLGVVPYFALAAGFLTGKYRTKDDFAGKDREGQVSGYFSDEGLAVVDALSRIAEAHEAEIASVALAWLQAQPDVVAPIASARNTEQLPALLASADLELGAEELRTLDEASARVPAAS; encoded by the coding sequence ATGCCCCGCATCGGAACCAGTGACCTGCACGTGTTCCCCCTCGCCCTCGGCGGCAACGTCTTCGGCTGGACCGCCGACGAGCAGACCTCGCACCGGGTGCTCGACGCGTACACCTCGGCCGGCGGCGACTTCGTCGACACCGCGGACGTGTACTCCGCGTGGGCGCCGGGCAACGAGGGCGGCGAGTCGGAGCGCGTCATCGGCTCGTGGCTCCGCGCCTCCGGGAAGCGCGACGACGTCGTGGTCGCGACGAAGGTCTCGCAGCACCCGCAGTACAGCGGCCTGTCCGCGTCGAACGTCGCTGCGGCTGCCCGCGCGAGCCTCGAGCGGCTGGGCACCGACCGGATCGACCTGTACTACGCGCACTTCGACGACCAGGACACCCCGCTCGAGGAGACCGTCCGCGCGTTCGACCAGCTCGTGCAGGAGGGCCTCGTCCGGTACACCGCGATCTCGAACTACTCGCGTCCGCGTGCCGAGGAGTGGATCCGCATCGCGAAGGAGAACGGGCTGGCGCTGCCCGTCGCGATCCAGCCGCACTACAACCTCGTCACCCGTGAGCCCTACGAGTCGGACATCGCCCCGCTCGCCGCGTCCGAGGGCCTGGGGGTCGTGCCCTACTTCGCGCTCGCCGCCGGGTTCCTGACCGGGAAGTACCGCACGAAGGACGACTTCGCCGGCAAGGACCGCGAGGGGCAGGTGTCGGGTTACTTCTCGGACGAGGGACTGGCCGTGGTCGACGCGCTCTCCCGCATCGCCGAGGCGCACGAGGCCGAGATCGCATCGGTCGCCCTCGCGTGGCTGCAGGCCCAGCCGGACGTCGTCGCGCCGATCGCGAGCGCGCGGAACACCGAGCAGCTGCCGGCGCTCCTGGCGTCCGCGGACCTCGAGCTGGGCGCCGAGGAGCTCCGCACCCTGGACGAGGCGTCCGCGCGGGTCCCCGCCGCATCCTGA
- a CDS encoding HEAT repeat domain-containing protein has protein sequence MTTLADDLTDPRSSVRLRAVMAAGTEARPSDLEVLVERCAVEPDLQVREALTWALVRLPAETVVPRLTHELHRPEAQARSQALHTLSKIRDGSVYPEVADRLGDDDPGVRRTAWRAAVLLAPAEEGPALARRLARELGQGDRETRLALSRALVSLGEDVVAPVLADASERRGEAVCAHVDETGRLLADPDAGSALALERARREMALGRGKRASG, from the coding sequence ATGACCACCCTCGCCGACGACCTCACCGACCCCCGCTCGTCCGTCCGACTCCGTGCCGTGATGGCCGCCGGCACCGAGGCGAGGCCGTCCGACCTCGAGGTGCTCGTCGAACGCTGTGCCGTCGAGCCGGACCTGCAGGTGCGCGAGGCCCTGACGTGGGCGCTCGTCAGGCTGCCGGCGGAGACCGTCGTGCCCCGGCTGACGCACGAGCTGCACCGTCCGGAGGCGCAGGCGCGCTCCCAGGCGCTCCACACCCTGTCGAAGATCCGCGACGGGTCGGTGTACCCCGAGGTGGCCGACCGGCTCGGCGACGACGACCCCGGTGTGCGTCGGACGGCCTGGCGCGCGGCCGTCCTGCTCGCTCCGGCCGAGGAGGGTCCCGCCCTCGCCCGACGCCTCGCCCGCGAACTCGGTCAGGGTGACCGGGAGACCCGACTCGCGCTGAGCCGTGCGCTGGTCTCGCTCGGCGAGGACGTCGTCGCCCCCGTCCTGGCAGACGCGTCCGAACGTCGCGGCGAGGCCGTGTGCGCGCACGTCGACGAGACCGGACGACTGCTCGCCGACCCGGACGCCGGATCGGCGCTCGCGCTCGAACGCGCCCGTCGCGAGATGGCGCTCGGACGCGGCAAACGCGCCTCCGGGTGA
- a CDS encoding sodium:proton exchanger, with translation MIDTSPVRVVDADAPPARMGRSAWGRIAICIVIALPAVVFRVTGSAPNPVVDLLVFGGAVVAASFLLAWAAEAAQKDISGALAIAILALIAVLPEYAVDLYYAFRSGYDPSYEQFAAANMTGSNRLLLGFGWPLVVVISLLVARRYVRAGTLPRSATTVLQLQQSSRLDIGFLALLAVVAFLIPLMGSIPLWFGFVLLAAFVAYLWRASQAPDDGGDEEMVGMAGNIASMPQRARRWTIVALFLVAAAVILSSAEPFADALVESGSALGIDSYFLVQWLAPLATEAPEFIVAALFALRGMGGAAIGTLIASKVNQWSLLVGSLPIAHVLGGGTTGGLPLDGRQVEEFVLTASQTVLGVAIIIALRFHRWSAIALVALFAVQFVVTDTSGRWVLSGVHVVAALVVLWINRKDIVPTLRAPFRRAGAAGAPAA, from the coding sequence GTGATCGACACCTCACCCGTCCGCGTCGTCGATGCCGACGCACCGCCCGCCCGCATGGGACGCAGCGCTTGGGGGCGCATCGCGATCTGCATCGTGATCGCCCTGCCCGCCGTGGTCTTCCGCGTCACGGGCTCCGCCCCGAACCCCGTCGTCGACCTGCTGGTCTTCGGCGGTGCGGTGGTCGCCGCCTCGTTCCTGCTCGCCTGGGCCGCCGAGGCCGCGCAGAAGGACATCTCCGGGGCGCTCGCCATCGCGATCCTCGCGCTCATCGCCGTGCTGCCCGAGTACGCCGTCGACCTGTACTACGCGTTCCGCTCCGGGTACGACCCGTCGTACGAGCAGTTCGCCGCCGCGAACATGACCGGCTCGAACCGGCTGCTGCTCGGGTTCGGCTGGCCCCTCGTCGTGGTGATCTCGCTGCTCGTCGCCCGCCGGTACGTCCGCGCCGGCACCCTGCCCCGGTCGGCGACGACGGTGCTGCAGCTGCAGCAGTCCTCGCGGCTGGACATCGGCTTCCTGGCGCTCCTGGCGGTCGTCGCGTTCCTCATCCCGCTGATGGGCTCGATCCCGCTGTGGTTCGGGTTCGTGCTGCTCGCCGCCTTCGTCGCGTACCTGTGGCGGGCGTCGCAGGCGCCGGACGACGGCGGCGACGAGGAGATGGTCGGGATGGCGGGGAACATCGCCTCGATGCCGCAGCGTGCGCGCCGCTGGACGATCGTCGCGCTGTTCCTCGTGGCCGCCGCCGTCATCCTGTCGTCGGCGGAGCCGTTCGCGGACGCACTCGTCGAGTCGGGGAGCGCGCTCGGCATCGACAGCTACTTCCTCGTGCAGTGGCTCGCGCCGCTCGCGACCGAGGCGCCCGAGTTCATCGTCGCAGCGCTCTTCGCCCTGCGCGGGATGGGCGGCGCGGCGATCGGGACGCTCATCGCGTCGAAGGTCAACCAGTGGTCGCTGCTCGTCGGGTCGCTGCCGATCGCCCACGTGCTCGGTGGCGGGACGACGGGCGGGCTGCCGCTCGACGGTCGGCAGGTCGAGGAGTTCGTGCTCACCGCGTCGCAGACCGTGCTGGGCGTGGCGATCATCATCGCGCTGCGCTTCCACCGGTGGTCGGCGATCGCGCTCGTGGCGCTGTTCGCGGTGCAGTTCGTGGTGACGGACACGAGCGGGCGGTGGGTGCTGAGCGGGGTGCACGTGGTCGCGGCGCTCGTGGTGCTGTGGATCAACCGGAAGGACATCGTGCCGACGTTGCGGGCCCCGTTCCGGCGGGCCGGCGCCGCCGGCGCTCCGGCCGCGTAG